Proteins from a genomic interval of Cognatishimia sp. WU-CL00825:
- a CDS encoding RraA family protein has translation MTPSLLKLLQSVDTPTVCNAIEVAEGKRGFDNFTRGTMLASAPEEGAIVGYARTAKIAALSPPTEAPEVIKARRMAYYHHMATGPRPAITVIEDLDYPDCIGAFWGEINTSVHKGFNLAGTLTNGVMRDLGDLPAGYPVIAGSIGPSHGFVHVKEIGTPVKVFGLEVNDGDLVHADRHGALVVPPAIIPALEAAINKLLATEKIVLDAAQAEGFDFEKFSEAWAQFEKSRT, from the coding sequence ATGACCCCTTCTTTACTCAAGCTGTTACAATCCGTTGATACGCCCACCGTCTGTAATGCAATCGAAGTTGCCGAAGGCAAACGCGGCTTTGATAATTTCACCCGCGGCACCATGCTGGCCTCTGCCCCAGAAGAGGGCGCAATTGTGGGCTATGCTCGCACAGCAAAGATTGCGGCCCTATCCCCGCCGACCGAAGCGCCAGAGGTCATCAAGGCCCGCCGTATGGCCTATTATCATCACATGGCAACCGGACCCCGCCCGGCGATCACCGTCATCGAAGATCTGGATTATCCCGACTGCATCGGCGCGTTCTGGGGAGAAATAAACACCTCTGTTCACAAAGGCTTTAACCTCGCAGGAACGCTGACAAACGGCGTCATGCGTGACCTTGGGGACTTGCCCGCCGGCTACCCAGTGATTGCCGGATCCATTGGCCCAAGTCACGGTTTTGTGCACGTGAAAGAGATCGGTACACCGGTCAAGGTCTTTGGTCTTGAGGTCAATGATGGCGACCTCGTCCACGCCGACCGCCATGGCGCCCTTGTGGTACCTCCAGCGATTATTCCGGCATTAGAAGCTGCCATTAACAAGCTTCTTGCAACTGAAAAAATCGTTTTGGATGCCGCACAGGCCGAGGGATTTGATTTTGAAAAATTCTCTGAAGCTTGGGCGCAATTTGAAAAATCACGCACATAA
- a CDS encoding ester cyclase, with protein sequence MDQHTQNKALLAPLRSALYDFDAKQVQTALANLMVPDAKLHLCQPFGDLTGPDGFYQTAIAPLAAAWPDFERRDLIVMSGPDDKGGQWVGCCGYYTGTFLSSWLDIPPTGHPVCMRFHEFYRFENNKVVEVQAIWDIPEVMMQARAWPLAPSLGREWMVPGPALQNGLVAGPRNEAESTASCQLIVDMLAHLIRYPSQGGPEVMQLDRFWHPKVNWYGPAGIGTARGLYGFRNWHQIPFLAAMPDRGQYEDEINHHFFGDGAFAAVTGWPNMAQTHSAQGWLGLPPTGKKITLRSLDFWRVESGKIRENWVLVDLLDVYKQLGMDVFARLREFNKALNLGPIDIPSGLDA encoded by the coding sequence ATGGACCAACACACTCAAAATAAAGCGCTTTTAGCTCCGTTGCGGAGCGCTTTATACGATTTTGACGCAAAACAAGTTCAGACGGCCTTGGCCAACTTGATGGTGCCAGACGCCAAGCTGCATTTATGTCAACCATTTGGCGACCTAACCGGGCCAGACGGGTTTTATCAAACAGCTATTGCGCCCTTGGCAGCGGCTTGGCCAGACTTTGAACGGCGCGATCTGATTGTAATGTCAGGGCCAGACGACAAAGGCGGGCAATGGGTGGGCTGTTGCGGATATTACACCGGCACTTTCCTGTCTTCCTGGCTGGATATACCACCAACGGGTCACCCCGTATGCATGCGGTTTCACGAGTTTTACCGGTTTGAAAACAACAAAGTTGTCGAAGTGCAAGCCATCTGGGACATACCAGAAGTGATGATGCAAGCCAGGGCGTGGCCGCTGGCTCCGTCTTTGGGAAGAGAATGGATGGTGCCTGGGCCTGCACTGCAAAATGGTTTGGTTGCTGGACCACGAAACGAGGCCGAAAGCACTGCATCTTGCCAGTTGATCGTCGATATGCTGGCGCATCTGATCCGCTATCCATCTCAAGGCGGCCCCGAGGTGATGCAGCTTGATCGGTTTTGGCACCCAAAGGTCAATTGGTATGGGCCGGCAGGCATTGGTACAGCGCGGGGGCTTTATGGATTTCGAAACTGGCACCAAATTCCGTTTCTGGCAGCCATGCCGGACCGGGGCCAATACGAGGACGAGATCAACCATCACTTCTTTGGCGACGGGGCCTTTGCAGCGGTCACTGGCTGGCCGAATATGGCACAAACCCATTCGGCCCAGGGGTGGCTGGGCTTGCCCCCAACCGGCAAAAAGATCACTCTAAGATCACTGGACTTCTGGAGAGTCGAAAGCGGAAAAATCCGCGAGAACTGGGTTCTGGTCGACCTTTTGGATGTTTACAAACAACTGGGCATGGATGTTTTTGCGCGCCTGCGTGAATTCAACAAAGCTCTCAACTTGGGGCCAATAGATATCCCCTCAGGTCTGGATGCATGA
- a CDS encoding cobalamin-independent methionine synthase II family protein, whose amino-acid sequence MAKISTTHVGSLPRTQQVVDFIFAREKEQAYDQAAFDTCMTAAVSETVRKQVEAGVDIVSDGETSKISYATYVKDRYTGFSGDSPRNAPADLKMFPGFLQRLADDGGTPQYARPMCTGDVASKDTNDLENDINNLKAAMATHGAQHGFMNAASPGVISLFLQNSHYKNRESYLAALADAMQAEYETIVASGLSLQLDCPDLALSRHMLFADLSDKEFLNIANMHVEALNHALQNVPADKVRVHICWGNYEGPHCCDIPMDKVFSTLMGTKAQSLLFETSNPRHAHEWTVFRDRKSEIPDDKLLVPGVVDTTTNFIEHPELVAQRIERFVGIVGADRVIAGSDCGFGTFAGFGAIDPDIAFAKLQALSEGAALASERL is encoded by the coding sequence ATGGCCAAGATTAGCACAACCCATGTGGGCTCTTTGCCCCGCACCCAACAGGTGGTCGATTTCATTTTCGCCCGCGAAAAAGAACAGGCCTATGATCAGGCCGCATTTGACACCTGCATGACAGCGGCGGTGTCAGAAACCGTGCGCAAGCAGGTTGAAGCAGGTGTGGATATTGTCAGCGATGGAGAGACCTCAAAGATCTCTTACGCAACCTACGTCAAAGATCGTTACACAGGATTTTCGGGCGATAGCCCGCGCAATGCGCCCGCAGACTTAAAAATGTTCCCCGGATTTTTGCAACGGCTTGCCGATGACGGTGGCACGCCACAATATGCCCGCCCTATGTGCACAGGCGACGTCGCAAGCAAAGACACCAACGATCTTGAAAATGACATCAACAACCTGAAAGCCGCCATGGCGACGCATGGCGCGCAGCATGGTTTCATGAACGCCGCCTCTCCGGGGGTGATTTCGCTCTTTCTGCAAAACAGCCATTACAAGAACCGCGAATCCTACCTCGCTGCTCTGGCTGATGCCATGCAGGCGGAATACGAAACCATCGTGGCCTCGGGCCTGTCGCTGCAGCTCGATTGTCCTGATCTCGCTTTGTCGCGTCACATGCTGTTTGCCGACCTGTCGGACAAAGAGTTCCTGAACATCGCCAATATGCATGTCGAAGCCTTAAATCACGCCTTGCAAAATGTGCCGGCTGACAAGGTGCGCGTGCATATCTGCTGGGGCAATTACGAAGGCCCGCATTGTTGCGATATTCCAATGGACAAAGTGTTTTCGACGCTGATGGGCACCAAAGCTCAATCCCTGTTGTTTGAAACCTCTAACCCGCGCCATGCCCATGAATGGACTGTCTTTAGGGACCGCAAATCTGAGATCCCCGACGACAAGCTCCTTGTGCCCGGCGTGGTGGACACCACGACCAACTTTATCGAACATCCTGAATTGGTTGCGCAACGGATAGAGCGGTTTGTTGGCATTGTTGGTGCCGACCGTGTGATCGCAGGCTCTGACTGTGGATTTGGGACATTTGCAGGTTTTGGCGCGATCGATCCGGACATTGCCTTTGCCAAGCTGCAAGCCCTGTCAGAGGGCGCAGCTTTGGCATCAGAACGCCTATGA
- a CDS encoding alpha/beta fold hydrolase, translating into MTPVVFLPGMMCDARLFTPQINAISGHFPVMCHPLVGHDTIQGLATQILKNSPQHFSLAGLSMGGIVAMEILRQAPDRVTRLALMDTNPLAEKEDIKAKRIPQIMAAKKGDLRRVMRDEMKPNYLADGPNLGAILDLCMAMATDLGPQVFVDQSNALAARPDQTQTLAAFSGPSLVLCGAQDTLCPPARHDLMHNLLPNSTLEIISEAGHLPTLEQPKPTTAALLRWLET; encoded by the coding sequence ATGACACCGGTTGTCTTTTTACCGGGCATGATGTGTGATGCGCGGCTATTTACGCCGCAAATCAACGCCATATCTGGACACTTTCCTGTCATGTGCCACCCTTTGGTCGGGCATGATACCATTCAGGGTCTTGCAACACAGATCCTGAAAAATTCGCCGCAACACTTCTCGTTGGCGGGGCTTTCCATGGGCGGCATTGTTGCCATGGAAATTCTGAGGCAGGCCCCCGATCGCGTCACGCGATTGGCGTTGATGGACACAAATCCGCTGGCCGAAAAAGAAGACATCAAAGCAAAACGAATACCGCAAATCATGGCCGCCAAAAAGGGCGATCTGCGGCGTGTGATGCGCGATGAAATGAAACCAAACTATCTGGCAGACGGCCCAAACCTTGGCGCAATACTGGATCTATGCATGGCCATGGCAACAGACCTCGGCCCTCAGGTTTTTGTTGATCAATCCAATGCTCTGGCGGCGCGCCCGGACCAAACCCAAACCCTTGCCGCTTTTTCCGGCCCCAGCCTCGTGCTCTGCGGGGCACAAGACACGCTTTGCCCCCCCGCGCGCCATGATCTCATGCATAACCTGCTGCCCAACAGCACTTTGGAAATCATCTCAGAGGCAGGGCATTTGCCCACACTGGAACAACCCAAACCCACAACGGCGGCCTTGCTTCGCTGGTTGGAGACCTAA
- a CDS encoding carbohydrate ABC transporter permease, translated as MTSVANRKPLPLKIALWTFVVIWLMMAAFPFLWTLWGSFKVELDFFSIADWTNALTGENTERTHGSPFTGAGYEGAWVQKGFLRNVLNTAVICVFVVCTSLTIGTLGGYALSRSGYKYVFWLLIIALMFRALPQITLVSGYLPAFFQYNVWGFLPTAIIVLVAINQPFTLWMLHSFFESIPKELDESAKVDGCTQFQAFRRVIIPVMWPGVITTGLFSFLLAYNDFAVTSMILNEDNRTMVPQIAAFLGTTQTEGNVMFAVASVVSATAPLFVLVLFFQRQIVSGLTAGAVKG; from the coding sequence ATGACGAGTGTTGCAAACCGTAAACCACTCCCGCTGAAAATCGCGCTTTGGACCTTTGTTGTCATCTGGTTGATGATGGCCGCCTTCCCCTTCTTGTGGACGCTTTGGGGCAGCTTTAAAGTCGAGCTTGATTTCTTTTCCATTGCAGATTGGACAAATGCGCTCACTGGTGAAAATACCGAGCGCACCCATGGCTCGCCCTTTACCGGAGCAGGCTATGAAGGGGCTTGGGTACAAAAGGGCTTCTTGCGCAATGTTTTGAACACAGCCGTCATTTGTGTCTTTGTTGTTTGCACGTCTTTGACAATTGGCACGCTGGGCGGATACGCTCTGTCGCGCTCTGGTTACAAATACGTTTTCTGGCTGTTGATCATCGCTTTGATGTTCCGGGCCCTGCCCCAAATCACCCTTGTATCCGGCTACCTACCTGCCTTTTTCCAATATAACGTTTGGGGATTTTTACCAACTGCGATCATCGTTTTGGTGGCAATCAACCAACCCTTTACCCTTTGGATGTTGCATTCTTTCTTTGAATCCATCCCAAAGGAATTGGACGAAAGCGCCAAAGTTGATGGTTGCACACAGTTTCAAGCCTTCCGGCGTGTGATCATCCCCGTGATGTGGCCGGGCGTGATTACAACCGGACTGTTCAGCTTCCTGCTGGCCTATAACGACTTTGCGGTAACATCGATGATCCTAAACGAAGATAATCGGACCATGGTGCCACAAATCGCGGCTTTCTTGGGCACCACTCAAACCGAAGGCAATGTTATGTTTGCGGTGGCCTCGGTTGTGTCCGCAACCGCCCCCCTCTTTGTGTTGGTGCTCTTCTTCCAGCGTCAGATCGTATCTGGCCTGACAGCTGGAGCCGTCAAAGGATGA
- a CDS encoding LacI family DNA-binding transcriptional regulator: MMADKVTSLQVAQRAGVSQSAVSRVFTPGASVSKKTAAKVRDAAKDLGYRPNVLARAMVKGKSRIIGLVVAYLENFFYPETLEKLSNALQEQGYHVLVFMTKQTAQNVDGVMEEILDYQVDGIVMASVAMSSDIAMRCQQAGVPIVLFNRSQDIDGITSVTSDNYAGGRKIAEFLLAGGHERIAYIAGWEGASTQRDREAGFRMALQEAGRDIFSRAVGEFNSDKARDAARRMFDVAPDQRPDAVFVANDHMAFAVMDVIRHDLGLRVPEDVSLVGYDDVPPAAWRGYDLTTMRQRANTMVEETVDVLMEHIQSPETACPRRVAIDGPLVVRSSARIPTGWPSNKSTR, encoded by the coding sequence CTGATGGCAGACAAAGTCACCTCGCTTCAAGTTGCCCAACGCGCCGGCGTTAGCCAGTCGGCGGTCTCAAGAGTGTTCACGCCCGGCGCTAGCGTCTCTAAAAAAACAGCCGCGAAAGTCCGCGACGCTGCCAAAGACTTGGGCTATCGTCCCAATGTTCTCGCCCGCGCCATGGTCAAAGGCAAAAGTCGCATAATCGGCCTTGTTGTCGCCTATCTAGAGAACTTCTTTTACCCAGAGACTTTGGAAAAACTCTCCAATGCTCTGCAGGAACAAGGCTATCACGTGCTGGTCTTTATGACCAAACAGACCGCCCAGAATGTGGATGGTGTGATGGAGGAAATCCTTGATTATCAGGTAGATGGCATTGTTATGGCCTCGGTTGCCATGTCTTCAGACATAGCAATGCGCTGTCAACAGGCTGGTGTGCCCATTGTGTTATTCAACCGAAGTCAAGACATCGATGGCATCACCTCAGTCACCTCTGACAACTACGCTGGCGGCAGAAAAATCGCAGAATTCTTGCTGGCTGGCGGCCACGAACGCATCGCTTATATCGCTGGTTGGGAGGGGGCCTCGACACAGCGCGACCGCGAAGCGGGCTTTCGAATGGCCTTGCAAGAAGCAGGCCGCGATATCTTCAGCAGAGCCGTCGGTGAATTTAACAGCGATAAGGCCCGAGACGCCGCCCGCAGGATGTTTGATGTCGCGCCAGACCAGCGGCCAGATGCCGTTTTTGTTGCCAACGATCACATGGCTTTTGCAGTGATGGATGTCATCCGGCATGATCTTGGCCTGCGTGTTCCCGAAGATGTCTCACTTGTTGGCTACGATGATGTGCCGCCTGCCGCTTGGCGTGGCTATGATTTAACCACGATGCGTCAGCGCGCAAATACCATGGTCGAAGAAACCGTGGATGTACTGATGGAACACATCCAATCCCCAGAAACCGCATGCCCACGTCGTGTAGCCATCGACGGCCCCTTGGTTGTGCGCAGTTCCGCCCGAATTCCAACGGGCTGGCCATCAAATAAGAGTACAAGATGA
- a CDS encoding cupin — protein MTKSSIQSRIVRYGELKPCKTAFIDAHTPGSDQKENFTIIGGGVSESPDQHVHITDKIGFNIGAAGQPPKCRNSLHSHTTAEVFFVAKGRWRFFWGRWGQAGEFIAEEGDIFNIPTGIFRGFENVGQDYGMIMAVLGGDDAGGGVTWAPQVIEDAKAHGLMLGENGVLYDSKKGQELPHNVHPMPLLTEAELETFPEVPVKEVIDNYVARYWDLMALSAQQPATVIGENGVITDKPGFEIDFLSRGSSVSDMVKAEKPIVLMPASGHWKIAIDGYETTISSGDTALVLAGESYSVSPSMTGDAGLYRVTATDDPAGTTWTGN, from the coding sequence ATGACCAAGTCTTCAATACAAAGCCGGATCGTTCGCTACGGCGAGCTGAAACCTTGCAAAACCGCCTTCATCGACGCCCATACACCGGGCAGCGATCAAAAGGAAAATTTTACAATTATTGGCGGTGGCGTGTCTGAAAGCCCTGACCAGCACGTGCATATCACCGACAAAATCGGCTTTAACATCGGTGCGGCCGGGCAGCCCCCGAAATGCCGCAACAGCCTGCATTCTCATACCACAGCCGAAGTGTTTTTCGTGGCCAAGGGACGCTGGCGCTTTTTTTGGGGTCGCTGGGGCCAGGCTGGCGAGTTCATCGCCGAAGAAGGCGATATCTTCAACATTCCGACGGGCATATTCCGCGGGTTTGAAAACGTTGGCCAGGACTATGGAATGATCATGGCAGTGCTGGGCGGAGACGACGCTGGCGGCGGCGTCACATGGGCCCCTCAGGTGATCGAAGACGCGAAGGCGCATGGGTTGATGCTGGGCGAAAACGGCGTGCTGTACGACAGCAAAAAGGGCCAAGAATTACCCCATAATGTGCACCCAATGCCATTGCTAACAGAAGCAGAACTCGAGACTTTCCCAGAGGTTCCCGTGAAAGAGGTGATCGACAACTACGTCGCGCGCTATTGGGACCTGATGGCGCTTTCAGCACAGCAGCCCGCCACGGTGATTGGCGAAAATGGCGTGATCACCGATAAACCGGGGTTTGAGATCGACTTCCTAAGTCGCGGTTCCAGCGTTTCTGACATGGTGAAGGCCGAAAAACCAATTGTTCTGATGCCAGCAAGCGGCCACTGGAAAATTGCCATCGACGGCTATGAAACAACCATCTCCAGCGGCGACACAGCGCTGGTATTGGCCGGAGAATCCTACTCCGTTTCGCCATCGATGACCGGCGACGCTGGCCTGTATCGCGTCACCGCAACAGACGATCCAGCCGGGACAACCTGGACTGGCAACTAA
- a CDS encoding SDR family oxidoreductase, whose protein sequence is MTKLPHTPSFDLTGKKVLVTGASSGIGLGCAMAVAEAGAQTYCAARGIERLNGAVEAMQSAGLDAIALPLDQSDVTAVAETHKEQVFDVVVNSAGIARHSAAIDTTEQDYDAVMHVNLRSAYFLSAHAAKAMISAEKPGSIIHISSQMGHTGGVDRALYCAAKHGLEGMIKAMAMEWGKQRVRINSVCPTFIRTPFTEATFADPERLAWIMSKIKLDRVGEVEDIMGAVQYLASDASAMVTGTSLLIDGGWTAG, encoded by the coding sequence ATGACGAAACTACCGCATACCCCCTCTTTTGATTTGACCGGCAAGAAAGTCCTGGTCACCGGTGCCTCCTCTGGCATTGGCCTTGGCTGCGCAATGGCCGTGGCCGAAGCTGGGGCACAAACCTATTGCGCGGCCCGCGGAATAGAGCGCTTAAATGGCGCAGTCGAGGCAATGCAAAGTGCCGGTCTGGATGCAATTGCCCTGCCCCTGGATCAAAGCGATGTCACCGCCGTTGCTGAAACACACAAAGAACAAGTCTTTGATGTCGTTGTAAATTCCGCTGGCATTGCACGTCACAGCGCAGCAATTGATACCACTGAACAAGATTATGATGCGGTTATGCACGTGAACCTGCGGTCCGCCTATTTCTTGTCAGCCCATGCTGCCAAAGCTATGATAAGCGCGGAAAAACCCGGCTCGATCATCCATATTTCCAGCCAAATGGGCCATACCGGCGGTGTAGATCGCGCGCTCTATTGCGCCGCCAAACACGGTTTGGAAGGCATGATCAAAGCGATGGCCATGGAATGGGGCAAACAGCGTGTGCGGATCAATTCGGTCTGCCCAACATTCATCAGAACCCCGTTCACCGAAGCGACATTTGCTGACCCCGAACGTCTGGCCTGGATCATGAGCAAGATCAAATTGGATCGCGTTGGCGAAGTCGAAGACATCATGGGGGCAGTGCAATATCTTGCCTCTGACGCCTCTGCAATGGTCACCGGTACATCGCTTTTGATCGACGGAGGTTGGACAGCAGGCTGA
- the hisD gene encoding histidinol dehydrogenase, which translates to MTIEYLKRGKPEADRAEDDAKTRAVVEATLKDIDTRGDAAVRDLSEKFDKYTPESFRLNQDQIDALIAQLSDRELSDIKFAQSQVRKFAQAQRDSMLDIEVETMPGVILGHKNIPVQSVGCYIPGGKFPMVASAHMSVATASVAKVPRIIACTPPFKGKPNAAVIAAMHFGGAHEIYVMGGIQAIGAMALGTETIDPVHMLVGPGNAFVAEAKRQLFGRVGIDLFAGPTETMVIADETAADAELCATDLLGQAEHGYNSPCVLLTNSQKLATETLAEIDRLLEILPTADTARVSWEEYGEIIVCDTYDEMLAVADEIASEHVQVMTDRDDWFLENMTCYGALFLGPRTNVSNGDKVIGTNHTLPTKKAGRYTGGLWVGKYLKTHSYQKVTTDEAATLIGEYGSRLCLLEGFVGHAEQCNVRVRRYGGVNVPYGTAAPYRDPTK; encoded by the coding sequence ATGACCATCGAATATCTGAAACGCGGAAAACCCGAAGCTGACCGAGCCGAAGATGATGCCAAAACCCGCGCGGTGGTAGAGGCCACTCTGAAAGATATCGACACGCGCGGCGATGCTGCCGTGCGCGATCTGTCCGAAAAGTTCGACAAGTATACACCCGAGTCATTTCGCTTAAATCAGGACCAAATCGACGCGTTGATCGCCCAATTGTCGGATCGTGAACTTTCAGACATCAAATTTGCGCAGTCTCAGGTGCGCAAGTTCGCCCAAGCACAACGGGACTCGATGCTGGACATCGAAGTTGAAACCATGCCGGGCGTTATTCTCGGCCACAAAAATATCCCGGTGCAATCTGTGGGCTGCTACATTCCGGGCGGCAAATTCCCCATGGTCGCGTCAGCCCATATGTCAGTGGCCACCGCCTCGGTGGCCAAAGTGCCGCGTATTATTGCCTGCACCCCGCCCTTCAAAGGCAAACCCAATGCCGCAGTGATTGCCGCCATGCATTTTGGCGGCGCACATGAAATCTATGTCATGGGTGGCATTCAGGCGATTGGTGCCATGGCATTGGGAACAGAAACCATTGATCCTGTACATATGCTGGTTGGGCCGGGCAACGCCTTTGTCGCCGAAGCCAAACGCCAGTTGTTTGGACGCGTTGGCATCGACCTTTTTGCAGGCCCAACGGAAACCATGGTGATCGCAGACGAAACAGCCGCAGATGCGGAGTTATGCGCGACCGATCTCTTGGGCCAGGCAGAACACGGCTATAACAGCCCCTGCGTTCTGCTGACCAACAGTCAGAAACTCGCCACCGAAACCCTGGCTGAAATCGACCGTTTGCTGGAAATTTTGCCAACCGCAGACACAGCGCGCGTCAGCTGGGAAGAATACGGCGAAATCATCGTTTGTGACACCTATGATGAAATGCTGGCAGTGGCGGACGAAATCGCCTCTGAACATGTGCAAGTCATGACTGACCGCGACGACTGGTTCTTGGAAAACATGACCTGTTACGGCGCGCTCTTTCTTGGGCCCCGCACCAATGTGTCCAACGGCGATAAGGTGATCGGTACAAACCACACTTTGCCGACCAAAAAAGCTGGCCGCTATACCGGTGGTTTGTGGGTCGGTAAGTACCTTAAAACCCATAGCTATCAAAAGGTCACCACCGACGAAGCGGCAACGCTGATTGGGGAATATGGCTCGCGTTTGTGTTTGCTCGAAGGCTTTGTCGGCCACGCAGAACAATGCAACGTGCGCGTTCGGCGGTATGGCGGTGTAAACGTGCCCTATGGGACAGCCGCGCCTTACCGCGACCCCACAAAGTAA
- a CDS encoding ester cyclase: MKGSRPEQAVLTRDTDMSKTEDTRAVIENMVDGLNDHRIADIGEFFTQGFRWMGNQGCGTKTGLQEFQDNWQRPFQAAFSDKTCIDEARLYMGEWAAAFGRQEATHSGTFLGIAPTGKRVEIRYMDFWKVVDGKIVDNWVNVDFAHVAAQLGVDLFNGHGWEAFDRGEKVAPRPEN, encoded by the coding sequence ATGAAAGGCTCTCGTCCAGAGCAAGCCGTGCTCACTCGTGACACGGATATGAGCAAAACTGAAGACACCCGCGCCGTGATTGAAAACATGGTGGATGGGCTAAATGATCACCGGATCGCCGATATTGGCGAGTTTTTTACCCAAGGTTTCCGGTGGATGGGCAACCAAGGCTGCGGCACAAAAACCGGGCTGCAAGAGTTTCAGGACAACTGGCAGCGCCCCTTTCAGGCGGCGTTCTCGGACAAGACCTGCATCGACGAAGCACGCCTTTATATGGGCGAATGGGCGGCCGCCTTTGGTCGTCAGGAAGCCACCCACAGTGGCACATTTTTGGGGATCGCCCCAACCGGCAAGCGGGTGGAAATCCGCTATATGGACTTTTGGAAAGTTGTCGACGGCAAGATCGTGGACAACTGGGTGAATGTGGATTTCGCCCATGTCGCTGCCCAATTGGGTGTCGATCTTTTTAACGGCCATGGCTGGGAAGCATTTGATCGTGGAGAAAAAGTCGCTCCGCGTCCTGAAAACTAA
- a CDS encoding ester cyclase — protein MKGFNPKFKDFPDYIIGITKEIWEDRGLATLHEYYAKDIVVRMPGSISTGNQGVIGATMATLAEFPDRTLFGEDVIWSGTAETGMLSSHRILSTATHLGDGAFGKATGKPLTYRILADCHAINNAINDEWLIRDNSAVVRQMGWTPIEFTRDQIAREGGPETCIKPLTPGNNIEGPYKGTGNDNAWGQRYADVLNRIMSADLAVVPQEYDRAVVGEYPGGETGHSWDAVDRFWMGLRASFPNARFKIEHQIGRDDEMMPPRAAIRWSLEGKHEGWGVFGAPTGKEVYVLGISHAEFGALIGGEPKIRREYTLFDEVAVWKQILLQTGDL, from the coding sequence ATGAAGGGTTTTAATCCAAAATTCAAAGACTTCCCCGATTACATTATCGGGATCACCAAAGAAATTTGGGAAGATCGCGGCCTCGCGACGCTACATGAATACTATGCCAAAGACATTGTGGTGCGCATGCCCGGATCAATTTCGACAGGCAATCAAGGTGTCATAGGCGCGACCATGGCGACCCTTGCAGAATTCCCTGACCGTACGCTTTTTGGCGAAGACGTCATTTGGTCTGGCACGGCCGAAACCGGCATGCTGAGTTCGCATCGCATTCTCTCTACCGCCACACACCTGGGTGACGGCGCCTTTGGCAAGGCCACGGGCAAGCCGCTGACCTATCGGATTCTGGCCGACTGTCACGCGATCAACAACGCCATCAACGATGAATGGCTGATCCGCGATAACAGCGCCGTTGTGCGCCAGATGGGCTGGACCCCGATTGAATTCACACGCGATCAAATTGCCCGCGAAGGGGGACCAGAGACCTGCATTAAGCCATTGACCCCAGGCAACAACATCGAAGGGCCATATAAGGGCACCGGAAATGACAACGCATGGGGCCAACGCTACGCAGATGTATTGAACCGGATAATGAGTGCAGATCTTGCAGTTGTCCCACAAGAATACGACCGCGCCGTCGTCGGCGAATACCCCGGTGGCGAAACCGGCCACAGCTGGGACGCGGTTGATCGTTTCTGGATGGGTCTGCGTGCGTCTTTTCCAAATGCGCGTTTTAAGATCGAGCATCAGATTGGTCGTGATGACGAAATGATGCCCCCCCGCGCCGCCATCCGCTGGAGCCTAGAAGGCAAACACGAAGGCTGGGGTGTCTTTGGTGCGCCAACAGGCAAAGAGGTTTATGTCTTGGGCATCAGCCATGCGGAATTTGGCGCGTTGATCGGCGGAGAGCCAAAAATCCGCCGCGAATACACTTTGTTTGATGAAGTCGCGGTTTGGAAACAAATCCTTTTGCAAACCGGAGACCTTTGA